GGTCGCGGAAACCAAGGTGCAGCTTGTGCATCAGATGGCCAAGGCCCGGTCTTTTCCCCTGCGCTGCTCCATGGAAGAGGTGTAAATGCTGAGTAAGGAGTTGGAAAGAATCATCGGTAATGCCGTGCGCGAGGTCAAACTTCGCCAGCACGAGTTCTTGACCCTCGAGCATCTGCTGTACAGCTATACGCTCGATACCCACGGTCAGAGCCTGCTTGCCGGTTGCGGCATAGATTTGGAGCGTCTGCGCAAGCAGCTGGCTCAATTTTTCATCGATCATCTCGACGTGAGTCCCCGTCCCGAGCACGAGATCGTGCAGACCGTGAGCGTGCAACGGGCCATGCAGCGGGCCATCCTGCACATCCAGTCCTCGGGCAAGTCCCAGGTTGAGGCCGGAGATTTCCTGGCCGCCATGCTTGAAGAGGAGGACGCCTTTGCCGTCTACTATCTGAAGGCTCAGGGGCTTACGCGGCTGGCGGTGATCGAGTACATTTCCCATCAGCTCCCCGACGGCGGGAGCAGCGGCGAAGCCGACACCAGGGATGCCTCCAAGCAGAGCGCCCTGGAGAAATATACCGTGGATCTGGTGGCCAGGGCGCAGGAGGGCCGGATCGACCCTCTGGTCGGCCGTGACGAGGAGCTCAAGCGCACCTTGCAGGTTCTGGCCCGGCGCAAGAAGAACAATCCCATCTTCGTCGGCGACCCCGGCGTGGGCAAGACCGCCGTGGCCGAGGGACTGGCGCTCAAGATCGCCCGCGGCGAGGTGCCCGAGCAGTTCGCCGATGCCCGCATCTTTGCCCTGGACATGGGCAGCCTGCTGGCTGGAACCAAGTATCGCGGAGACTTCGAGGCCCGCCTCAAGGGTGTCATCTCGGAACTCAAGGCCATGGACGGGGCCATTCTGTGCATCGACGAGATCCACACCATCGTCGGCGCGGGCTCGACCAGCGGCGGGTCGATGGACGCCTCCAATATCCTGAAGCCCGTGCTGGCCTCGGGTGAACTGCGCTGCATCGGCTCCACCACCTACGAGGAATACAAGAATCATTTCGAGAAGGACCGCGCCCTGTCGCGGCGCTTCCAGAAGATCGACATCGTCGAACCCACCGTGGCCGAGAGCGAGAAGATTCTCATGGGGCTTCGTCCCTATTACGAGGATTTTCACGGCGTGAAGTATCAGCCCTCGGCCATCTCCGCCGCCGTGGAGCTTTCCGCCCGGCACATCAACGACCGCTTCCTGCCGGACAAGGCCATTGACGTCATCGACGAGGCCGGGGCCATCTTCGTTCTCTCCGGAGAGAGGAAACGGCGCAAGTCCGTGACCCGGCGCGACATCGAGGAAGTGGTGGCGCGCATGGCGCGTATTCCCAGCGCCCGCGTCAGCGCCTCGGACCGTGACCGGCTGGCCAGCCTCGAATTCGAGCTCGGCTCCAAGGTCTTCGGCCAGAAGGAGGCCGTGGAGATGCTGGCCCAGGCCA
The Desulfomicrobium macestii genome window above contains:
- the clpA gene encoding ATP-dependent Clp protease ATP-binding subunit ClpA translates to MLSKELERIIGNAVREVKLRQHEFLTLEHLLYSYTLDTHGQSLLAGCGIDLERLRKQLAQFFIDHLDVSPRPEHEIVQTVSVQRAMQRAILHIQSSGKSQVEAGDFLAAMLEEEDAFAVYYLKAQGLTRLAVIEYISHQLPDGGSSGEADTRDASKQSALEKYTVDLVARAQEGRIDPLVGRDEELKRTLQVLARRKKNNPIFVGDPGVGKTAVAEGLALKIARGEVPEQFADARIFALDMGSLLAGTKYRGDFEARLKGVISELKAMDGAILCIDEIHTIVGAGSTSGGSMDASNILKPVLASGELRCIGSTTYEEYKNHFEKDRALSRRFQKIDIVEPTVAESEKILMGLRPYYEDFHGVKYQPSAISAAVELSARHINDRFLPDKAIDVIDEAGAIFVLSGERKRRKSVTRRDIEEVVARMARIPSARVSASDRDRLASLEFELGSKVFGQKEAVEMLAQAIKRSRAGLGNVERPLGSFLLSGPTGVGKTELAKQLAACLDVAFVRFDMSEYMEKHAVARLIGAPPGYVGFEQGGLLTDAIRKTPHCVLLLDEIEKAHMDMFSILLQVMDHATLTDNNGRKSDFRNVILLMTSNAGAREMSGNAIGFKAGVEEDRGLRGLAAIEKLFSPEFRNRLDAIIPFHSLTQDIMEKIVDKFMGELGVQLAAKNVTLDLLPEARAWLARKGFDPAFGARPLGRLIQTEIKDKLADKILFGDLATGGSVRIGLTESGELDFTFSTK